From Agelaius phoeniceus isolate bAgePho1 chromosome 19, bAgePho1.hap1, whole genome shotgun sequence, a single genomic window includes:
- the MIF4GD gene encoding MIF4G domain-containing protein — protein MGETGKEEYKIQSFDSETQKLLKTALKDPSNVDLEKVANIIVDQSLKDSVFSKEAGRICYTIIQAESKQVGQSIFRRSLLNRLQQEYKDREELRTRSLQAWICYVTFICNIFDYLRVNNMPMMALVNPVYDCLFRLAQPDSLQKEEEVDCLVLQLHRIGEQLEKMNSQRMDELFSLLRDGFLLQEGLSSLSQLLLLEIIEFRAAEWKMTDAAQKYYYSEVTD, from the exons ATGGGGGAAACGGGCAAAGAAGAGTACAAAATACAGTCCTTCGACTCCGAGACTCAGAAGCTGCTGAAAACAGCCCTCAAAG ACCCCAGTAATGTGGACCTGGAGAAAGTGGCCAATATTATAGTGGACCAGTCCCTCAAAGACTCTGTGTTCAGCAAGGAGGCTGGGCGCATCTGCTACACCATCATCCAG GCAGAGAGCAAACAAGTTGGCCAGAGCATCTTCCGGAGGAGCCTGCTGAACCGGCTGCAGCAGGAGTACAAGGACAGGGAGGAGCTGCGCACTCGCTCACTCCAGGCCTGGATCTGCTACGTCACCTTCATCTGCAACATCTTTGACTACTTGAGG GTGAACAACATGCCCATGATGGCTCTGGTGAACCCCGTGTATGACTGCCTGTTCCGGCTGGCACAGCCCGACAGCTtgcagaaggaggaggag GTGGACTGCTTGGTCCTGCAGCTCCACCGCATTGGTGAGCAGCTGGAGAAGATGAATTCCCAGCGGATGGACGAGCTCTTCTCCCTGCTCCGAGATGGTTTCCTTCTGCAGGAGGGGCTCagctccctgtcccagctcctgctgctggagatcATCGAGTTCCGGGCTGCTGAGTGGAAGATGACGGACGCTGCCCAGAAATATTATTACAGTGAAGTGACAGATTAA
- the MRPS7 gene encoding small ribosomal subunit protein uS7m translates to MAAPSAAGLGRRLRAWLPRIMPVRWSRYNPSYLEPEVKKELHQKPLEELTEEEREQMELKAVRPIKAAPPSLSSSVFSDPMISKFTNMMMKSGNKVLARSLMSQTLEAIKRKQLEKYHKAPENEKETIECNPYVIFHQALKNCQPIIGLSNITRGGKTYQVPVPLTDNRKRFLAMKWLITECRENKHRRTLMPEKLSQELLLAFNNEGPVIKRKHVLHKMAEANRAYAHFRWW, encoded by the exons atggcggcgcccagcgcggcggggctgggccggcgGCTGCGGGCGTGGCTGCCCCG GATAATGCCCGTGAGATGGAGCCGCTACAACCCCAGCTACTTGGAGCCAGAAGTGAAAAAGGAATTGCATCAGAAACCTTTAGAGGAGCTGActgaggaggaaagggagcaaatGGAGCTTAAGGCTGTTCGACCCATCAAAGCTGCTCCTCCCAGTCTCTCAAGTTCCGTGTTCAGCGACCCCATGATCAG TAAATTCACCAACATGATGATGAAGAGTGGAAATAAAGTGCTGGCCAGAAGCCTCATGTCTCAG ACTCTGGAGGCCATTAAAAGGAAGCAGCTGGAGAAGTACCACAAAGCTCCAGAAAATGAGAAGGAGACAATTGAATGCAACCCCTACGTCATTTTCCACCAGGCTCTCAAGAACTGCCAGCCCATCATCGGGCTCAGCAACATCACCAGAGGAGGAAAAACCTACCAG GTGCCCGTCCCACTGACGGACAATCGGAAGCGCTTCCTGGCCATGAAGTGGTTGATCACCGAGTGCAGGGAGAACAAGCACCGCCGGACACTGATGCCAGAAAAgctctcccaggagctgctcctggccttcAACAATGAGGGCCCTGTCATCAAGAGGAAGCACGTCCTGCACAAGATGGCAGAGGCCAACCGGGCGTACGCCCACTTCCGCTGGTGGTAG